Sequence from the Ancalomicrobiaceae bacterium S20 genome:
TCGGTGGCGTATTTGACCACCTTGAACGGCTTGCCGTTCATGTCGAGGATCGGGTTGTAGGACGCCTGGATCCAGACCTCCTTGCCGCCCTTGCCGATGCGCTTGTACTGGCCGGCATCGTATTCGCCGCGGCCGAGCTTCTCCCAGAACAGCCGATAGTCGGCGCCCTGACGTTCGACCGGGTCGACAAACATCGAGTGATGCTGGCCCTTGATCTCGTCGAGCGTGTAGCCGAGCGCGTCGAGGAAGTTCTTGTTGGCATGGCGGACGCGGCCGTCGAGACCGAATTCGATCACGGCCTGGGCCTTGCCGATCGCGTCGAGCTGGCCTTCGAAGTCGGCCGTGCGCAGGCGCTGCTCGGTGATGTCGGTCGCGAACTTCACGACCTTGAACGGCTTGCCGTGGATGTCGAGGATCGGGTTGTAGGTCGCCTGGATCCAGACTTCCTTGCCGCCCTTGCCGATGCGCTTGTACTGACCGGCGTCGAACTCGCCGCGGCCGAGCTTCTCCCAGAACAGCCGGTACTCGGTCGTCTGGCGCTCGGCCGGGTCGACGAACATCGAGTGATGCTGGCCCTTGATCTCGTCGAGCGTGTAGCCGAGTGCGTCGAGGAAGTGCTTGTTGGCGGTCACGACGCGGCCGTCGAGGCCGAACTCGATCGTCGCCTGCGCACGTTCGACCGCGTCGACCATGCCGCGGAACACCGCGTTCTCGGCCTCCTTGGCGCGCAGGTGGCCGATCTCCGACCACTCCAGGATGTTGCCGACATAGCGGCCCGAGCGGTCGATCGAGGCATGGACGTGCAGCGCGAAGCGCAGCGGGCCGACGACGATCTCCGTGTGATAGGGCAGGCGGGTCGGGTCGGAGAGCATGTTGCGCTGGTGCGACGGGTTCTTGTGGAACACGTCGATGTTGGTGCCGATGATCCTTTCGGCATCGAAGCTCGGCCACAGCGCGCGGAAATGCTCGGCATTCTCGCGCAGCATGTCGACGGTGGTCTTGTTGGCGTAGGTGACGACGAAGTCGCGGTCGACCATCATGATGGCCGACGAGACGAGATCGACGGTCGTGCGCATCGCGGCATCGTCGACGCCCTTGCGGGCCTTCTTGCCGAGGAAATCGAAGTTGAACCAAGACATGGGAAGAGGTCCTCTTAGGCGGCCATCTGGGACGCCCGGGCGACGACCGAGCGACTGAACAACTGCTCGAGCGAGAGCAGGACGACCATGCCCTCCTCGACGGCGATGATTCCGGAGAGATAGTCGGAGGCGACGCCGCGCTCGGTCTCCGGGACCGGGCGGATCTGGCCCGCGTCGACGGTCAGGATGTCCGAGACGGCATCGACCAGGAGGCCGATGATCCGGTCGGACACCGAGACGATGATCACGACATGGCTCGGTGTCGCCTCGGTCAGTCCGAGGCCGAACCGGCAACGCAGATCGAACACCGGCACGATCGCGCCGCGCAGGTTCATCACCCCGAGCACGAACTCCGGCTGGTTCGG
This genomic interval carries:
- a CDS encoding chemotaxis protein CheW; translated protein: MTMSPTSQASPAPADLPAGAAADEPRQFISFRIGTAEYAIDILAVREIKGWTETTVLPNQPEFVLGVMNLRGAIVPVFDLRCRFGLGLTEATPSHVVIIVSVSDRIIGLLVDAVSDILTVDAGQIRPVPETERGVASDYLSGIIAVEEGMVVLLSLEQLFSRSVVARASQMAA